In Nocardia asteroides, the following proteins share a genomic window:
- a CDS encoding alpha/beta hydrolase, with product MGATKIPGPGVVGAIGPAVGGKKVAAAPAAGIIVNSGRTSTSSRVLMGACVGIIGPLLRTVPINRATIPVGAVAVDLLSRLRPEPHGVEREQIQMDGFKMEMVRPAGGSRAVRHGAVLYMHGGGFAVGGLQSHRAVVAGIARRTGLPVLNVEYRQLPGRSITLAIDDCVLAYRWLLRHGADPARIVFAGDSAGGYLTFATALRSREIGLPLPAALVGLSPLLDLDYGAKKDYVNVARDAYIPLAGLEAVVRLGAEVDGPLDPAMSPVNAELAGLPPVLLIAAEDELLRYDCELMAHRLTAAGVPVTLELWRGQVHAFMSILPGMPESRSVLGRVAKFVRVALEPAQRARTA from the coding sequence ATGGGTGCGACGAAGATCCCTGGACCCGGTGTGGTGGGTGCCATCGGCCCCGCGGTGGGTGGGAAGAAGGTAGCAGCCGCTCCCGCGGCGGGCATCATCGTCAACTCCGGGCGAACGAGTACCTCCTCGCGCGTGCTGATGGGCGCCTGCGTCGGCATCATCGGCCCGCTGCTGCGGACCGTGCCGATCAACCGGGCCACCATCCCCGTCGGCGCCGTCGCCGTGGACCTGCTCTCGCGGCTGCGGCCGGAACCGCACGGCGTCGAGCGCGAGCAGATCCAGATGGACGGGTTCAAGATGGAGATGGTGCGGCCCGCGGGCGGTTCGCGCGCCGTGCGCCACGGTGCCGTGCTGTATATGCACGGCGGCGGGTTCGCCGTCGGCGGGCTGCAGTCGCACCGCGCCGTCGTCGCCGGGATCGCCCGGCGGACCGGACTGCCCGTGCTCAATGTCGAATACCGGCAGCTGCCCGGCCGCTCGATCACCCTGGCGATCGACGACTGCGTGCTGGCCTACCGCTGGCTGCTGCGCCACGGCGCCGACCCGGCCCGCATCGTCTTCGCCGGCGACTCGGCGGGCGGCTACCTCACCTTCGCCACCGCGCTGCGCTCCCGGGAGATCGGCCTGCCGCTGCCCGCGGCGCTGGTGGGGCTGAGCCCACTGCTCGACCTCGACTACGGGGCCAAGAAGGACTACGTCAACGTCGCCCGCGACGCCTACATCCCGCTGGCCGGGCTGGAGGCCGTGGTGCGGCTCGGCGCCGAGGTCGACGGACCGCTCGACCCGGCCATGTCCCCGGTCAACGCCGAGCTCGCCGGTCTGCCGCCGGTCCTGCTCATCGCCGCCGAGGACGAACTGCTGCGCTACGACTGTGAACTGATGGCGCACCGGCTCACCGCGGCGGGTGTCCCGGTCACGCTGGAGCTGTGGCGCGGTCAGGTGCACGCCTTCATGAGCATCCTGCCCGGCATGCCGGAGAGCCGTTCGGTCCTCGGC
- a CDS encoding dTDP-4-dehydrorhamnose 3,5-epimerase family protein: MQIRELAIPGAWEVTPRLLGDDRGMFCESFKASEFEKATGRPFELHQVNTSVSAAGVLRGIHYTEDPPGQAKYVTCVRGAFLDVVVDLRPGSPTYGRWDSVLLDDVHRRSVFLSEGLGHAILSLEDGSTVTYLCSLEYTPEFDRDMDAFDSRLGIDWPAAGRDGSPLTYIRSAKDEAAPPFS; this comes from the coding sequence ATGCAGATCCGTGAACTGGCCATCCCCGGCGCGTGGGAGGTGACCCCGCGCCTGCTCGGCGACGACCGCGGCATGTTCTGCGAGTCGTTCAAGGCCTCGGAGTTCGAGAAGGCCACCGGCCGCCCGTTCGAGCTGCACCAGGTGAACACCTCGGTCTCGGCGGCGGGCGTGCTGCGCGGCATCCACTACACCGAGGACCCGCCGGGGCAGGCCAAGTACGTCACCTGCGTACGCGGCGCGTTCCTGGACGTGGTGGTGGACCTGCGGCCCGGCTCGCCGACCTACGGCCGCTGGGACAGCGTGCTGCTCGACGACGTACACCGCCGCTCGGTGTTCCTGTCCGAGGGCCTCGGCCACGCCATCCTCTCGCTGGAGGACGGCTCGACGGTCACCTACCTGTGCTCGCTCGAGTACACCCCCGAGTTCGACCGCGACATGGACGCCTTCGATTCCCGCCTCGGCATCGACTGGCCCGCCGCGGGCCGCGACGGCAGCCCGCTCACCTACATCCGCTCCGCCAAAGACGAAGCGGCCCCGCCTTTTTCCTGA
- the rfbA gene encoding glucose-1-phosphate thymidylyltransferase RfbA, with protein sequence MRGIILAGGTGSRLHPITRGVSKQLVPVYDKPMVYYPLSTLMLAGIDDILVITTPEDADAFTRLLGDGSQFGVSISYVVQPEPDGLARAFVLGADHIGTEPAALVLGDNIFHGPGLGASLERFHDVDGGAVFAYWVKDPTAYGVVEFEQGRAVSIEEKPKRPRSNYAIPGLYFYDNDVVQIARELKPSARGEYEITDINRAYLEQGKLSVDVLARGTAWLDTGTFDSLLDAANYVRTVEERQGLKIGVPEEVAWRRGLIDDEQLCELAEPMVRSGYGRYLLDLIDRGRDW encoded by the coding sequence ATGCGCGGAATCATTCTGGCGGGCGGCACCGGTTCGCGGCTGCACCCCATCACGCGCGGGGTGAGCAAGCAGCTCGTCCCGGTCTACGACAAGCCCATGGTCTACTACCCGTTGTCCACCCTCATGTTGGCAGGGATCGACGACATTCTGGTGATCACCACGCCGGAGGACGCCGACGCGTTCACCCGGCTGCTCGGTGACGGCAGCCAGTTCGGCGTCTCGATCAGCTACGTGGTGCAGCCCGAGCCCGACGGCCTGGCCCGCGCGTTCGTGCTGGGTGCCGACCACATCGGCACCGAGCCCGCCGCCCTGGTGCTGGGTGACAACATCTTCCACGGCCCCGGCCTCGGCGCCAGCCTGGAACGCTTCCACGACGTCGACGGCGGCGCGGTGTTCGCCTACTGGGTCAAGGACCCGACCGCCTACGGCGTGGTGGAGTTCGAGCAGGGCCGCGCGGTCTCCATCGAGGAGAAGCCGAAGCGGCCGCGCTCCAACTACGCCATCCCCGGCCTCTACTTCTACGACAACGACGTGGTGCAGATCGCCCGCGAGCTGAAGCCGTCGGCGCGCGGGGAGTACGAGATCACCGACATCAACCGCGCGTATCTGGAGCAGGGCAAGCTCAGCGTCGACGTGCTGGCACGCGGCACCGCCTGGCTCGACACCGGCACCTTCGACTCGCTGCTCGACGCCGCCAACTACGTGCGCACCGTCGAGGAGCGCCAGGGCCTCAAGATCGGCGTGCCCGAGGAGGTGGCCTGGCGACGCGGCCTGATCGACGACGAACAGCTGTGCGAGCTGGCCGAACCGATGGTGCGCTCGGGCTACGGCCGGTACCTGCTGGATCTGATCGACCGCGGAAGAGACTGGTAG